CTGCGCCTGGTGGAGCTCACCGGCGCGCGCTACCACGTTGCCCAGGTTACGTGTAGAGCCTCTGTCGATGTCATCCGGCGTGCAAAACAAAACGGCCTGCCGGTGACCTGCGGTGTCTCTGCGCCCCACCTCACCTTGAACGAGAATGATGTCGCGAGCTATCGCAGCTTCATGAAACTCTCTCCGCCCCTTCGGCACGAAGATGACCGATTGGCTGTAGTTGAAGGCGTGGCAGACGGAACCATCGATGTCATCGTCTCTGGCCATGATCCGCAGGACCCGGAAACCAAACGACTCCCCTTCGCCCAAGCCGCCTTTGGGGCTGTAGGCCTCGAAACACTTCTTCCAGCCACGCTGTCGCTGGTCCACGCAGGAACCCTGTCGCTCTCGCGGGCTGTTGAAGCGCTGACGACCGGCCCCGCATCTCTTCTAGGCCTGAACTCCGGACGTCTTGCAAAGGGAGCCCCAGCTGATCTCACCTTAATCGACATGAATGTTCCCTGGGTGCTCGACCCGGAAAAACTGAAATCAAAGTCCAAAAACACGCCCTATGATGAACGCCGCTTGCAAGGGCGCGCCATTCGCACGATCGTAGGCGGAAAAGAAGTGCACGTTTCCGGAGGGAACTGACAATGCCTGATCCCATCAGCTGGTCAGCAGCAATGCCTTACTATGCTGCCGCTCTTTTCGTCGGATATCTTCTAGGGTCCATCCCTTTTGGTTTGATCATTACCCGTTTTGCCGGTCTTGGCGATATTCGCGACATCGGCTCCGGAAATATCGGCGCAACCAACGCTCTGAGGACAGGCAATAAGTGGGTCGCGGGCGCTACATTCCTCGGCGACATGAGCAAAGGCGCTGCAGCAGTGCTCCTTGCACGCCAATTCGGACCCGATCTTGCTGTCATAGCCGCGTTCGGCGCCCTCGTCGGCCATCTCTTCCCCGTTTGGCTGAGGTTTAAAGGCGGCAAGGGAATCTCGACCTATATCGGCGTTCTGCTGGCGCTGGCTTGGCCTGTCGGCCTGCTCTTTTGCGCAACCTGGCTCGTTGTCGCGCTTATCTTTCGGATGTCTTCTTTGTCATCCCTGGTTGCCTCACTGCTATCACCAGTTTACTTTGTCTGGGTCGACCAGTGGCAGATGGTCGAATTGAGCGTACTACTGGTGATCCTCGTCTTTTATGCGCACAGAGAGAACATCCGGCGTCTGCTCAGCGGCACAGAGCCGCGTTTTGGACAAAAAGACGACGCCTAACCCGCTCGCGGTGCCGGGGCGTAGAGCCCTGGAGGCGGGATGCCAGCAACTCTTTCTGATCAGGAACGATTGGATAGGCTCCGGCTGATCCGAAGCGAGAATGTCGGTCCTGTCACCTTTCGAGATCTTCTGGAACAGTTTGGGTCTGCTGGCGACGCTTTGGCCGCACTCCCCGACCTTGCTAAACGCGGCGGACGAAAGAGAGCGATTAAAATCGCAAGCGCCACTCAGGCCAAGCAGGAAAGGAACGAAGCCCACAAATTGGGCGCTGAGCTTTTGTTTGTCGGCGAAAAAGCCTATCCCCCACTTTTGTCTCAAACCGATCCCCCGCCGCCGGTCATCGCGGCTGTCGGCGCTCTACACCTGCTCGAACAACCAAGCCTTGCAATTGTCGGCTCTCGCAGTGCCTCTGCAGCAGGACTTCGAATGGCTGCAGATCTCTCCCACGACCTGGGAGAAGCGGGCTTCGTCATTACCTCTGGCCTTGCCCGCGGCATTGACGCAGCAGCGCACAAAGCAACGCTCTCCACCGGCACCATCGCGGTCATCGCGGGCGGCATAGATATTGTGTACCCGAAGGAAAACCGAGGCCTCTACGAACAAATCAAAGAACAAGGAGTCCTGGTCAGCGAAATGCCCCCTGGAACCAGGCCTCAGGGACGCCATTTCCCACGCCGCAACAGGATCATCGCCGGCCTGTCTCGTGGCGTGATCGTTGTTGAGGCAGCGCTGAGATCAGGATCGCTAATCACCGCGCGTTTTGCCCTGGAACAAAACCGGGAGGTAATGGTCGTACCGGGTTCCCCATTGGACCCGCGGGCAAAAGGTGGCAACAGGCTCATCAAACAAGGTGCTGCCTTGGTAGAAAGCGCCGATGACGTCCTGAACTGGTTGGAACAGTCACCACCGCCTCTCTTTTCAGAAGGAGACGAGATGCCCTACGCCAGCCACCCAGCACCGCCGCCAGAGCCAACAAAATCAGAGCGAGAACACCTGTTCTCTCTCTTAGGTCCAACACCGGTGGAACAAGACGAGCTCATCCGCCTCTCAGGCCTGCCTGCCAGAACAGTTATTGCGCTGCTGCTTGAGATTGACCTTGCAGGTAGATTGATTAGAGACAATGGCCAGCGGGTGTCACTGCTTCAGCAAGAAACTGAAGAAACTGTGTAAGACACTTGAAACTCAGTGCTTTTTTGAGACTGAAACACTCGTAGGTTGTTTCACAAATTGTGCGGCAGCGCTTGGCAAACCTTCTGACAAACGCTGAGCTTCTTCCGCTGCCATGCCGATCAGATAGGACAAAAATCTGTGCTTGTCGCCGGTACAGGTTTCACGGAGAGATTGCAGCATGTCGAACGCATAAGCTGCCACTTCGTCTCCTTGGACCGAAGACTTTTTGCAGGCTTGCTTTGTCTTCAATGGTTCGGCTTTGCGCCCGCTCATGAGCACTCCCTTATATCTATACAACGGGCGAATCGGACTATGGGTGAAATTCTGATTCTGGATATATTTACCTATAGTTGCAGATATAAAGCAATGCCTGTTTTACGATATTCCCGAATTCCTCAAACTCCCTGCGCTGGAAGCACACACTCAAGGCTCACCGTGGAGCCAAGAACAAGCGCCATTTGACAGGCAGGAACGTTTTCACCATGTTCCAGCCGACGTGAGATCAGGTCCATATCTGCCGCCATTTCAAAAAATGGTAGAGAATGGGCGGTTTTTGCACTTTCAACCTGCGGAAATTTGGGACCATCAATGGACGTTGTCATTGTTGAATCGCCTTCAAAGGCGAAAACGATCAACAAGTATCTGGGTAAAAACTTCACCGTTCTTGCCTCCTATGGCCATGTGCGAGACCTGCCGTCGAAGGACGGATCGGTCAAACCGGATGAAGACTTCTCAATGGCCTGGGACGCGGACGCCAAATCCCAAAAACGCCTGAATGACATAGCAAAGGCCGTTAAAGGCGCAGACAAACTGATCCTGGCGACTGACCCTGACCGCGAGGGGGAAGCGATCTCCTGGCATGTTCTCGAGGTGCTGAAGAAAAAGAAGGCGCTGGGCGACAAACCCGTTGAACGGGTGGTCTTCAACGCCATCACAAAGCGCGCCGTGCTTGCTGCCATGGACAGCCCGCGTGAGCTCGATATCCAACTGATTGACGCCTATCTCGCCCGCCGCGCTCTGGACTATCTGGTAGGTTTCACACTTTCCCCTGTTCTGTGGCGGAAACTGCCGGGCAGCCGTTCCGCTGGCCGCGTGCAATCCGTAGCCCTGCGCCTGATCTGCGATAGAGAGCTCGAAATCGAAGCCTTCAACCCCCAGGAATACTGGACGGTTGAAGCAGATATGACGACTGGCAAAGGCGATGAGTTCGTCGCCCGTCTTGTGTCACATAATGGCGAGCGGTTGGACAAGTTCGACCTGCCAAACGAAAAAGCAGCTGAAGCGGTCCGCGCGCGGGTAGCCGTCGAGCCATTCTCAATCCAGTCGGTCGAGAGCAAACCGGCAAGGCGCAACCCGCCTGCCCCCTTCACCACGTCAACACTTCAACAGGAAGCATCTCGGAAATTGGGCTTCTCTGCGAGCAGGACCATGATGGTCGCCCAGCGCCTCTATGAAGGCATCGAGATTGACAGCGAGACCACAGGGCTCATCACCTATATGCGGACAGACGGCGTGCAGATCGCAGAAGAAGCGATTGCCCAATCCCGCACCGTGATCACCAACGAGTTTGGCGAAGCCTACCTGCCTGACAAGGCCCGCGAGTACAAAACCAAGGCAAAGAATGCCCAGGAAGCGCACGAAGCGATCCGCCCAACGGATTTGTCGCGCCTACCCAGCCATGTCAAAGCACTGCTGAACAATGACGAGAAACGGCTCTATGAGCTTGTCTGGAACCGCACACTCGCGAGCCAGATGGAAAGTGTGCGTATGGAACGCACCACCATTGAGATGGCGTCTGAAGACAAGACGCTCGGCCTTCGCGCCAGTGGTTCCGTCATCGTATTTGATGGCTTCCTGAAACTTTACCAGGAAGGCACTGACGACAAGGACGATAGCGAAGAAGACGGTCGTCTTCCGAAAGTCGCCTCCGGAGATCGTCTCGGCACAAAAGAAGCCCGCGCCGACCAGCATTTCACGGAGCCGCCGCCCCGCTTCTCCGAAGCGTCCCTCGTTAAAAGAATGGAAGAGCTCAGCATTGGGCGCCCATCGACATATGCAAGCATTCTCGGTGTGCTTCAGGATCGCGGCTACGTCCAGCTCGACAAGAAACGCTTCATCCCGGATGACAAAGGTCGACTGGTTACAGCCTTCTTGGAGAGCTTCTTTACTCAGTATGTGGAGTTTGGTTTCACAGCAGATCTCGAAGAAAAGCTCGACAAGATCTCAGCCGGAGAACTGAACTGGAAAGATGTCCTGCGTGAGTTCTGGGACGGCTTTACCGCCCATGTGGAGGGCACTTCAGATCTCCGCATCACCCAGGTACTCGATCGCCTAAACGAAGTTCTCGAGCCTCACGTATTCCCCGAAAAGGAAGATGGCAGTCCGCGTCGCGGATGTCCGTCTTGTGAGGGCGGCGAGCTATCGCTCAAAGTTGGGCGCTTCGGTGCTTTTGTCGGCTGTTCCAACTATCCAGAATGCAAGTTCACCCGCCAGCTCACCAAGGGCATGGATGGAGACCCTGCCGCCGCAGACCGTATTCTGGGAACTCACCCAGATACAGGCAAAGACGTGGAACTGAAGAACGGCCGCTTCGGCCCCTACATCCACATGGACCCTGTCGAAGAAGATGAAAAGCCAAAACGCGCGGGCATTCCCAAGACCTGGGCGTTGGAAGACGTTGACCTTGAAAAAGCATTGCAGCTTTTATCTCTGCCACGCGAGGTCGGTCCCCATCCAGAAGATGGGGAAATGATCACCGCGGGCCTTGGCCGCTATGGTCCCTTCGTGCTCCACAACAAGACGTATGCAAATCTGGACACGCCCGACGAAGTCTTCACTGTCGGGCTGAACCGCGCAGTCGCCGCCATTGCCGAGAAGAAAGCAAATCCCGGTCGGCGTCAGGCCGCTCCACCGCTCAAAGAGCTGGGCGAACATCCGGAATTTGGTGGTCCTGTGAATGTTTTGAACGGTCGCTTCGGACCTTATGTGAAGCATGACAAGATCAATGCAACCCTACCCCGTGGCGCAAAGCCTGAAGACGTAACCATGGAAGAAGCTGTTCGGCTAATCGCTGAACGGGCTGCCAAAGGTCCTGCGAAAAAGAAGGCCAAGAAGAAAGCTGCGAAGAAGAAGACGGCCAAGAAAAAGGTCGCCAAAAAGAAAACGGCAAAAAAGAAGACCGCTAAGAAAAAAACCGCCAAGAAGAAAACGGCAGCTAAGAAAAAAGCTGCGCCCAAAACGGCGGAAACAGATGAGACGGCTGAGGCGACGGATTAAACGCCTTGGCCTCACCCAAAAAGCCACCCACCAAAAAGAAGCGTGACCGCAAGCCCAAAAAGCCTGATGTAACGCTTCCGACCCGCGACCAGATCATGGCCTTCGTGACAGAATCGCCAGGCAAGGTGGGCAAACGCGAAATTGCCAAGGCCTTCGGTATTTCAGGCTCCCAACGGATCGGCCTGAAGCGCATTCTGAAAGAGCTCACACAGGAAGGCCTGCTCAAAAAAGAAGAAGGTAAGTCGCTCGCCAAACCAGGCGAGATGCCCCCTGTCGCTGTGATCGACATCACCAAACGCGATCAGGACGGTGAACTCATTGCGACACCAAACAACTGGTCAGAAGACACGCCCGTCCCGCAAATAGTCATTGTCCCAGGCGACGCAAATGAGCGACAGCGCGGCGCACCGGCAGGGGTTGGCGATCGCGTCTTAGCGCGCATCACAAAGACGGGTGAAGAAGGCCCCGCTGACTATGTCTATGAAGCCCGTGTCATTCGCCGCATCGGCAAAGGCAATGAGAACTTCCTCGGCATCTTCCGAAAGACCCCTACCGGCGGACGCATTGTCCCTGTCGATAAGAAGGCCCGGAACGAATATGAAGTCACCCGACCGCATATCGGTGAGGCAGAAGAAGGTGACCTGGTATTGGTCGAAGCCATGCCGGGCCCGCGCTACGCACCACGACGTGCGAAGGTCAAAGAGACCTATGGCCGTGGCGATGAGCAACGTTCCATCAGCCTGATCGCTATTCATGCTCATGGCATTCCGGACGAGTTTCCAGAAACCGTCATCGCTGCCGCAGACGCAGCAAAGTCCGTGCGGATTAGCAAAGCCCGCGATGATCTGCGCGACGTGCCCCTCATCACCATCGACCCGCCAGACGCGCGCGATCATGACGATGCGGTTGCCGCACTCCCAGACGATGATCCGAAAAACGAAGGGGGCTGGGTTGTCTACGTGGCCATTGCCGATGTCTCTCACTATGTGCAGAGCGGCGGACTTCTGGACAAGGAAGCACTGAAACGCGGCAACTCGACCTACTTCCCGGATCGCGTGGTTCCGATGCTGCCCGAACGCATCTCAAACGATCTCTGTTCACTCCGCGAAGGCGAAGACCGGCCCTGCCTTGCCGTTCGCATGGTGTTCGACAAGAACGGGCACAAAAAAAGCCACGAGTTCCTGCGCGGCATCATGCACTCAGCTGCAAAACTCTCCTACGCGGAAGCCCAGGCAGCGTTTGAAGGCAATCCCGACCCTCGCTTCGCTGATTTGCAAAAGCCAGTTATCGAGCCGCTGTGGCAGGCTTACCAGGCCATGTCCAAAGCAAGGGACAAACGCGGGCCCCTCGCGCTTGATCTGCCGGAGCATAAGATCGTCATTGACCGAAAAGTCGGCAAAATCAGCGAAATCAAAATCGCAGACAAGTTTGAGTCTATGCGTGTCATCGAAGAGTGCATGATCCAGGCGAATGTCTGTGCAGCTGAATCTCTTGAAGCGAAAAAATCTCCGCTCATCTACCGCATTCACGACGCGCCTAGCCGCGAGAAATTGATGGCTTTGTCTGAGTTTCTGGAAACACTGGATATGAAGGTTGCTAAAGGCGTGGTGATGAAGCCCGCCCAGTTCAATCAGATCCTGGCAAAGGTAAAAGACACAGAACACGCCCAGATGGTGAGCGACGTCGTGCTGCGCAGTCAGGCACAAGCCATCTATTCCCCGGACAATCTGGGGCACTTCGGGTTGAACCTGCGCCGCTATGCGCACTTCACTTCGCCCATCCGACGGTACGCTGACCTCATTGTTCATCGCAGCCTCATTAGCGCGCTAAAACTCGGGACAGATGGATTGAGCGATGATGATGTGAAACTGATGTCGCAAACGGCAGAACACATCTCACAGACCGAGCGGCGTTCCATGGTCGCTGAACGCGACTCCAATGACCGCTATATCGCGTCCTATCTGGAAAAACAGATTGGCGCGGAGTTCGCCGGCCGCATTTCCGGCGTGACACGCTTTGGCCTCTTCATCCGTTTGAGCGACACAGGCGCCGATGGGCTCATCCCCATTGCAAGCCTCGACAATGATTTCTATCACCATGACGAAGGCGCCCACGCATTGATTGGTGACAGGACAGGCATCCGTTATCGCATCGGCGATCCGGTTCGCGTGCGTTTGGAGGAAGCCACGCCGGTGACCGGCGGTCTGCGCTTCACCATGCTCGAAGGCGGGACAGAGGGAAAAGGCAAGCGCCGCGGAAAAAACGGCGGACGGCCCAACACTGGACGAAAGCCTTACAAGCGCGGCGGGGGTCGAAATTTGCGGTCCCGCGGGAAAAAGTAGCATCCGATGCAGGCTTGCCGCGCGTCACCCTGCCACATGTGCAAAATCCTTTAGGAACATCATGTTATGCTCTCCACGGTCGGTCGGAGAGAGCCCATGACAAGTATTGCAGATACGGCAGACGAACCTCGTTCGGTCTGGCAATCCATCCGCAGAGGCGCAGCCTTCAAATGCCCGTCTTGTGGCGAGGGCCAGGTTTTCCGGAAATATCTGAAAGTTGCCGATAATTGTGGTCAATGCGGCGAAGAACTGCATCACCACCGTGCAGACGATGCCCCACCCTATTTTACCATCTTCATCGTTGGTCATATCGTGGTCCCGGCCATGCTCTGGATTGAAATGGCCTATCGGCCTGATGCCTGGATCCATGCCGCCATCTGGGGGCCACTAACTTTAGCGCTCACCCTCACTGTCCTCCCCATCACCAAGGGGGCTGTAGTTGGCATGCAATGGGCGGTCAGAATGCACGGCTTTGGCGGTCACGAAGACTAGCAAACGTAGCGTTCTGCTGGGCTCTGACACCCATCTGGACAGACTCAGACGCAAAAGGCACATTGATCCTAAGGGCGTGACCGCCGGTCGCGCCTTTTTCACGTGTGGAGGGCAATATGGCGACCAACAAAAAAAGCAGCAAAGCAGCAACGGGCGCATTTGACCCCAAAGAGGCACGCAATCAGGAGTACCGGCAGGACAAAGCACCAGCGGTCCGCCCAAAGGAAGCTGCCACCCTGATCATCGTCCGACGTGACGCAGCGAAGCCACGCATCCTCATGGGGAAGCGGGCCGCGGGACACAAATTCATGCCCAACAAATTTGTCTTTCCCGGCGGCCGAATGGACGCCGCCGACAGCCGGGTGAAAGCACACAAGGGTCTGCGCGCACCTGTTGAACGCCGCCTCCTGGACCGTATGCGAGGCACTCCCAGTCCCAACAAAGCGCGTGGGCTTGCAATGGCGGCGATCAGAGAGACATTCGAAGAAACAGGCCTTGTTATCGGCAAAAAGGTGAGTGAGCCCTTTCAAACCCGCAATCCCGAATGGCAGGCCTATTACAACGAGCATGTTGCGCCCGACCTTTCAGCGGTTGACTTCATCGCCCGCGCGATCACGCCACCGTATCGAAACCGCCGCTTCGACACCCGCTTCTTTATGATCGACGCAGATCAGATCCGCGGTGATCTCCATGACACTGACCGTGCATCCGGTGAGCTTCTCGAACTCCACTGGCTAGAGATTAAGGATGCATTTGATCTCGACCTGCCAAACATCACTCGGATGATTTTGGGTGAAATGCAGGAACGGTTGGAGCTGCCAAAACCTGTACAAGCGAAGCGACCAGTTCCCTTTGTCCATTTTCGCGGCGCGACCCCCGTCAGAGACACTCTATGAACATGGCCAAACCAAACACGGCCAAGCCGGTTAAACCGCGCGACGCAGCCTCTCTCGTGCTTGTTGACCACACAGGCCTGGAGCCCCGCATCCTTATGGGCAAACGCCACGCCAAGATGAGCTTCATCCCGGACGCCTTTGTATTTCCAGGTGGCAAGCTAGACCCGCATGACCATGAGGCTCTTCCAGCAACCAGCTTGCCTGGCGACCAGAGCTTTGGACACACCGGCGCCTCACAGGCCAAAACCCTCGCACTTGCGATGGCCGCTGTCCGGGAAACGTTTGAAGAAACCGGCATGCTGCTCGCGGACAAGGGCGATATTGGTCCTGCGACAGGCGAAACCTGGGGACAGTTCCGGGACTTAGGGGTAGCACCAGCCCTTCACCACGTTTCTTTCATGGCCCGAGCCATTACCCCCGTGCAGAGTCCCATTCGCTTTCATGCACGCTTTTTTAAAGCAGACGCTTCAGCCCTCACAGGCACGCTAAAAGGCAGCGGCGAATTGAGTGAAATAGACTGGTACCCGCTTTCAGAAGCTCTGAAACTGCCAATTATCGATGTCACGGAATTCGTTCTTACAGAACTCAAAAATTCTGCTGAAGGTAATCCCCGGGCGCTTCCTCCACTTTATTGTTATCTGAACGAGAAACCCAGAGTCTTGGAACCGAGGGTCCTTGAACGCAAAGTCCGCTAACGGGAAGACGAATGGCTGATATCGCTGAAATGGCGAAAGATCTGACACCGCGCGAACGGACCATCAGCCTTGCCGCAGTCATCGCCTGCATCACCGCAGTGGGCATCGGCATGGGCGTATCCATCCCCCTGCTCGCGATCTTATTGGAACGTCAGGGTGTCTCCAGCACGCTCATCGGCCTCAATACGGCCATGCCCTCACTTGCGACCTTGGCTGTGACGCCTTTCATAGCACCACTACTCAGACGCATCTCAACCGGCTCCTTTTTGCTGATCTGCCTCGTAACATCAGCGATCTGCATGCCGCTCTACTTCGTGTTCAACAATATTTGGATCTGGTTCCCGCTGCGTTTCATCAACGGACTAGCTCTTACTGGCCTCTTCGTTGTAAGTGAGTTCTGGATCAATCAGCTCGCGACCGACAAGAACCGAGGATTCTTGATTGGGATTTACGGAACCATCTTGTCTGCAGGGTTCGCAGTGGGTCCGATTGTTCTCCTGACGATCGGACCGGACGGGATGTCCCCATTTCTGATTGTGAGCTCGCTGACGCTCCTATCTGCCATTCCGATCATTTTGGCGCGAAAACTTGCACCTCAAGTTACAGAGAAGCCAAACCATGGCTTGCTCGCTTTCCTGACGGTGGCACCCGCTGCAACCCTTGCAGGCCTCGTCTATGGCGCGACTGAGACCAACATGTTCAACATGCTGCCGATCTACGCTCTCAGAGTTGGTCTGACCGAGAACCTGGCAGCTCTTATCCTGACTATTTTTGCGGCGGGCAACGTTCTCTTTCAGATACCGATTGGTTTGGCATCAGACCGGTTCGATAGGCGGACGGTGCTGCTGATTTGCGCAGGCTTCGGCTTTGCCGGTACGGCCCTTCTCCCAGTCGTCTCCCAGAACATCTGGGTCTTCTTGCCAAGCCTATTCATCTTCGGAGGCGTGGTTGTTGGCATGTACACTGTTGGCCTGGCACTGCTGGGAGAGCGTTTTAAAGGTGCCGACCTGGCTGCTGCAAATTCCGCTTTCGTACTGATGTTTTCAACAGGCGGCCTGCTTGGCCCTCCGATAGCAGGCGCCGCGATGGACATCTGGGACCCTCATGGGCTGGCCATTGCTATGGCTGCCATATGCGGGATCTATCTGCTCATTGTCGGCTGGCGCTGGTCAGGCGGGAAATCCGCAGAAAAGCTGGACTAAATACTCAAAACAGGCCGGTTTTCGGGCCCTTGACTTCTCCGCTCCGCTGGTTAGTCTGCGGCAACTTTTTCAAGGGCGCGGGAATCTACCCAAGCGCCTGTTTTATTTGAGGATTTGGTGATGGCGAAGCCAACCACGATCAAGATCAAGCTGGAAAGCACAGCTGGTACAGGCTTCTACTACGTAGCCAAGAAAAACGCGCGGACCATGACTGAAAAGATGGTTGTCAAAAAATACGACCCGGTTGTCCGCAAGCACGTTGAATTTAAGGAAACCAAAATCAAATGATTTTGGCCGACCTTCCAAAGGTCGACACAATGAACAAGGCAGGCCATCGCGCCTGCCTTTTCTTTTGTCCAAAATCTGAAAATCAAGGCTTTTAACCGATGCCTATCGCCTCATTCGACGCTGTTTTGTTCGACATGGACGGGACTCTCATCGACACCGAAAGCGCATACCTGGAGGAATGGGTCCGCGCGGCCGCTCTGCAAGGTTTCGAGATTACGCAGGACCTGTGGCATCAGATGCTGGGCCTGCCAACCGTAGATTGTCATCGGTTGGTGCAGGATGCCTTTGGTGCAAGTTTCAAACTGGACGAGTTTGCAACCGAA
The DNA window shown above is from Parvibaculaceae bacterium PLY_AMNH_Bact1 and carries:
- the topA gene encoding type I DNA topoisomerase (Derived by automated computational analysis using gene prediction method: Protein Homology. GO_component: GO:0005737 - cytoplasm [Evidence IEA]; GO_function: GO:0003677 - DNA binding [Evidence IEA]; GO_function: GO:0003917 - DNA topoisomerase type I (single strand cut, ATP-independent) activity [Evidence IEA]; GO_process: GO:0006260 - DNA replication [Evidence IEA]; GO_process: GO:0006265 - DNA topological change [Evidence IEA]) — protein: MDVVIVESPSKAKTINKYLGKNFTVLASYGHVRDLPSKDGSVKPDEDFSMAWDADAKSQKRLNDIAKAVKGADKLILATDPDREGEAISWHVLEVLKKKKALGDKPVERVVFNAITKRAVLAAMDSPRELDIQLIDAYLARRALDYLVGFTLSPVLWRKLPGSRSAGRVQSVALRLICDRELEIEAFNPQEYWTVEADMTTGKGDEFVARLVSHNGERLDKFDLPNEKAAEAVRARVAVEPFSIQSVESKPARRNPPAPFTTSTLQQEASRKLGFSASRTMMVAQRLYEGIEIDSETTGLITYMRTDGVQIAEEAIAQSRTVITNEFGEAYLPDKAREYKTKAKNAQEAHEAIRPTDLSRLPSHVKALLNNDEKRLYELVWNRTLASQMESVRMERTTIEMASEDKTLGLRASGSVIVFDGFLKLYQEGTDDKDDSEEDGRLPKVASGDRLGTKEARADQHFTEPPPRFSEASLVKRMEELSIGRPSTYASILGVLQDRGYVQLDKKRFIPDDKGRLVTAFLESFFTQYVEFGFTADLEEKLDKISAGELNWKDVLREFWDGFTAHVEGTSDLRITQVLDRLNEVLEPHVFPEKEDGSPRRGCPSCEGGELSLKVGRFGAFVGCSNYPECKFTRQLTKGMDGDPAAADRILGTHPDTGKDVELKNGRFGPYIHMDPVEEDEKPKRAGIPKTWALEDVDLEKALQLLSLPREVGPHPEDGEMITAGLGRYGPFVLHNKTYANLDTPDEVFTVGLNRAVAAIAEKKANPGRRQAAPPLKELGEHPEFGGPVNVLNGRFGPYVKHDKINATLPRGAKPEDVTMEEAVRLIAERAAKGPAKKKAKKKAAKKKTAKKKVAKKKTAKKKTAKKKTAKKKTAAKKKAAPKTAETDETAEATD
- the plsY gene encoding glycerol-3-phosphate 1-O-acyltransferase PlsY (Derived by automated computational analysis using gene prediction method: Protein Homology. GO_component: GO:0005886 - plasma membrane [Evidence IEA]; GO_function: GO:0008374 - O-acyltransferase activity [Evidence IEA]; GO_process: GO:0006654 - phosphatidic acid biosynthetic process [Evidence IEA]) — translated: MPDPISWSAAMPYYAAALFVGYLLGSIPFGLIITRFAGLGDIRDIGSGNIGATNALRTGNKWVAGATFLGDMSKGAAAVLLARQFGPDLAVIAAFGALVGHLFPVWLRFKGGKGISTYIGVLLALAWPVGLLFCATWLVVALIFRMSSLSSLVASLLSPVYFVWVDQWQMVELSVLLVILVFYAHRENIRRLLSGTEPRFGQKDDA
- the dprA gene encoding DNA-processing protein DprA (Derived by automated computational analysis using gene prediction method: Protein Homology. GO_process: GO:0009294 - DNA-mediated transformation [Evidence IEA]); this translates as MPATLSDQERLDRLRLIRSENVGPVTFRDLLEQFGSAGDALAALPDLAKRGGRKRAIKIASATQAKQERNEAHKLGAELLFVGEKAYPPLLSQTDPPPPVIAAVGALHLLEQPSLAIVGSRSASAAGLRMAADLSHDLGEAGFVITSGLARGIDAAAHKATLSTGTIAVIAGGIDIVYPKENRGLYEQIKEQGVLVSEMPPGTRPQGRHFPRRNRIIAGLSRGVIVVEAALRSGSLITARFALEQNREVMVVPGSPLDPRAKGGNRLIKQGAALVESADDVLNWLEQSPPPLFSEGDEMPYASHPAPPPEPTKSEREHLFSLLGPTPVEQDELIRLSGLPARTVIALLLEIDLAGRLIRDNGQRVSLLQQETEETV
- a CDS encoding hypothetical protein (Derived by automated computational analysis using gene prediction method: GeneMarkS-2+.), with translation MTTSIDGPKFPQVESAKTAHSLPFFEMAADMDLISRRLEHGENVPACQMALVLGSTVSLECVLPAQGV
- the rnr gene encoding ribonuclease R (Derived by automated computational analysis using gene prediction method: Protein Homology. GO_function: GO:0008997 - ribonuclease R activity [Evidence IEA]; GO_process: GO:0006401 - RNA catabolic process [Evidence IEA]), producing MASPKKPPTKKKRDRKPKKPDVTLPTRDQIMAFVTESPGKVGKREIAKAFGISGSQRIGLKRILKELTQEGLLKKEEGKSLAKPGEMPPVAVIDITKRDQDGELIATPNNWSEDTPVPQIVIVPGDANERQRGAPAGVGDRVLARITKTGEEGPADYVYEARVIRRIGKGNENFLGIFRKTPTGGRIVPVDKKARNEYEVTRPHIGEAEEGDLVLVEAMPGPRYAPRRAKVKETYGRGDEQRSISLIAIHAHGIPDEFPETVIAAADAAKSVRISKARDDLRDVPLITIDPPDARDHDDAVAALPDDDPKNEGGWVVYVAIADVSHYVQSGGLLDKEALKRGNSTYFPDRVVPMLPERISNDLCSLREGEDRPCLAVRMVFDKNGHKKSHEFLRGIMHSAAKLSYAEAQAAFEGNPDPRFADLQKPVIEPLWQAYQAMSKARDKRGPLALDLPEHKIVIDRKVGKISEIKIADKFESMRVIEECMIQANVCAAESLEAKKSPLIYRIHDAPSREKLMALSEFLETLDMKVAKGVVMKPAQFNQILAKVKDTEHAQMVSDVVLRSQAQAIYSPDNLGHFGLNLRRYAHFTSPIRRYADLIVHRSLISALKLGTDGLSDDDVKLMSQTAEHISQTERRSMVAERDSNDRYIASYLEKQIGAEFAGRISGVTRFGLFIRLSDTGADGLIPIASLDNDFYHHDEGAHALIGDRTGIRYRIGDPVRVRLEEATPVTGGLRFTMLEGGTEGKGKRRGKNGGRPNTGRKPYKRGGGRNLRSRGKK
- a CDS encoding hypothetical protein (Derived by automated computational analysis using gene prediction method: GeneMarkS-2+.), producing the protein MSGRKAEPLKTKQACKKSSVQGDEVAAYAFDMLQSLRETCTGDKHRFLSYLIGMAAEEAQRLSEGLPSAAAQFVKQPTSVSVSKKH